The genomic interval GAACCGGAAAAATGTCGCCGATCAGCGCCAGGGATATGGGCATGACCGACGCCGCAAAAATGCCGGTCAAAGCGCGATAGGCCGCCAGATCCGTCAGTCCCGATCCTGCGGCGCAAAGGCCGGTGGCGATCGTAAATAGAACGATGGAAAATGTGATGATTTGTTTTTTCCCATAGCGATCGGCCAAGGGACCGAAGGCGATCTGGAAAATGCCGAACGGGATCATGTACGCGGCGATCAAAAGTCCCGCGCGCTCCACGGGAATCCCGATATTTTCCGAAATGGCCGGTAATATAGGCGATACGACCCAGTTGTCAGCCATGACGACAAATCCCAGAACTCCCAGTAAGAGTACGATGTTGTTCTTCTTCATTGGAACTCCGTTGCTTCACTGATCACGCGATGGGGAAAGATACCCCTGCTGACAGATGCCGAGGGGATGATACGGCCATGGGTCGTGCCCCCCTCGTCCCTGTTTCATTTGGCCCTTCTTAGGTGTAATCGGCTCGTGGCAGACACAATTAATTCAACCACGCCAGGACCTCTTCCTTTTTAGGGACCTTGCCCACCGATTTCACTTCGCCGTCGATCACCACCGCCGGCGTGCCGAACACGCCGTATCTTGCGATCTTCATCACGTCGGTGACCTTTTCAATATCCGCGTCCACTCCGCTTTCCGCTATGGCTTCCTTGACCACTTTTTCCGTTTGTTTGCATTTGGGGCAGCCAGGGCCCAGGACTTTGATTTCCATGTTGAAACTCCTTAGATGTTGTATTTTTTGATGAGTTGATGCGCCGCCTCCACAATCATAGCGGCGGGTATGGTTTCGTAGGTTTCACCGTTTCGCTCGATGGTCCGACACAGCGTGGGAAAGCCGAGCAAATCCCCGCACGAGGCGCAGCAATTTTCCGATTTTCGCGTGTCGGGCAGCCACTCTTCGATGGGAACACCGTTCAATAGAACGTTATTCGACTCGGGTATTTCGTCCTCGGTCAAGAGCGTCTCCTTGAGGGACACGTTCCAGCCTTTGGGTTGCAGTTCCTTCACCAGCGTTTCATACGCGCTGCGGACCGTCTGCCCGGTATCCGAGCATCGGTCACAGGTTTTCCCGTCCTTGTCCAGATGACGCCACTCTATTTCCAAACGACTCATGATGTATCCTCCTTTGCTTCGATCAGACGGCCCATGCGCCATAGAGCATCCCGGCGATGGTGGACAGGATCACGATAATGCCGCAAAAGGCCGCTGTTTTTTTCACGCCCATGATACTGCCGATCACCAGCATGTTGGGAAGGCTCAATGCCGGTCCCGCCAGCAGAAGAGCCAGGGCCGGTCCCTTACCCATCCCGGCTCCCAGAAGCCCCTGGAGGATGGGCACCTCGGTCAATGTGGCGAAATACATCAAGGCTCCGGCCACGGAGGCGATCAGGTTCGCCCAGAGGGAGTTTCCGCCTAAAAGAGACTGCACCCACTGCTCGGGGATCAGAGCCGGATGGCCCGGCCGTCCCAACATGAAGCCGGCCGCCAGGACGCCGGTGCCCAACAGGGGAAAGATCTGCTTCATGAATCCCCAGGTGGACTCGACCCAGGTTTTGCACTCGTCCCTGGTGAACCAGGACTTCAGCATGAGAGCCAGCACGATCAGCAGCGCGATGGTGATGTACCACTTCATCGCGAAAGCGGCCGGCCACAGCCCGGTCGAATCGGGGGCGGGTCTGGCGAAAGCGGCGAACACCAGAATCAGCACCATGGTCATGATGTACAACGTGTCCTGCAGCAGGGTGCGATCCTTGGCATCGGCGTCGGGCACATAGATCTGCCCGGCGGTGCGCTCCGCGTCGTCCTTACGGAAGATCAACGACATCAAGAGTCCGGTGACCACCGCGAAGACGATGGCGCCCACGGCCCGGGCCAGGCCCAGCTGCCAGCCCAGGATCTTGGCTGTCAGGGCGATGGCCAGCACGTTGATGGCGGGTCCCGAATAGAGAAAAGCCGTGGCCGGTCCGATTCCAGCGCCCCGGGTGTAAATGCCCGCAAACAAAGGCAGCACCGTGCAGGAACAGACGGCCAATATGGTTCCGGAC from Deltaproteobacteria bacterium carries:
- a CDS encoding TM0996/MTH895 family glutaredoxin-like protein, encoding MEIKVLGPGCPKCKQTEKVVKEAIAESGVDADIEKVTDVMKIARYGVFGTPAVVIDGEVKSVGKVPKKEEVLAWLN
- a CDS encoding DUF2703 domain-containing protein; protein product: MSRLEIEWRHLDKDGKTCDRCSDTGQTVRSAYETLVKELQPKGWNVSLKETLLTEDEIPESNNVLLNGVPIEEWLPDTRKSENCCASCGDLLGFPTLCRTIERNGETYETIPAAMIVEAAHQLIKKYNI
- a CDS encoding permease encodes the protein MKERTKLLIIVLTFVGAYYIPWANETVRRSGLEAFMMLQEYAREHVLTCLIPAFFIAGAIAVFVSQGSVLKYFGAQANKILSYSVASVSGTILAVCSCTVLPLFAGIYTRGAGIGPATAFLYSGPAINVLAIALTAKILGWQLGLARAVGAIVFAVVTGLLMSLIFRKDDAERTAGQIYVPDADAKDRTLLQDTLYIMTMVLILVFAAFARPAPDSTGLWPAAFAMKWYITIALLIVLALMLKSWFTRDECKTWVESTWGFMKQIFPLLGTGVLAAGFMLGRPGHPALIPEQWVQSLLGGNSLWANLIASVAGALMYFATLTEVPILQGLLGAGMGKGPALALLLAGPALSLPNMLVIGSIMGVKKTAAFCGIIVILSTIAGMLYGAWAV